Part of the Tamandua tetradactyla isolate mTamTet1 chromosome X, mTamTet1.pri, whole genome shotgun sequence genome, TCAATGTCATATTCTGCCGAGGGGGGCACGGGTGGGGGGAGTCACCAGCATGCGGCATGCGGTGGGAGAACAAGCCTGGCTCTCCCACACTcccacagggagcccagagccCCTCCCCTGAACACAGGTGCGTGCCCCAGGGAGGTGGGCAGCCCCCCGAGCCCCGAGGGGCAGGCAGGCAGGGGGCGGGGAAGGCTGGCAGGTGCTGGCCGGCACCCTACACGGGCCCCTTACTCTCGATGGGGGCGTTGTGGTCCTCGGCCGGGCTCCAGGACAGGCGCACCTGGCTGTGTTTCAGCAAGTGAAGGTCGGACAGCTCCAGCCGGGGCACCGGCCCAGGACTCCCTGAGGGTCGGGGGAGGGAGGGCGGGTTCTCAGGCCTCCAAGCCCCTTCCACTTCACAGCCCGGCTCGAGAGGGCCCGGCGCCCTGAGCCACAGCCGCCTGTGCTGGGAAGCCTCTTCCAACACCCCCACTCCAGGATCCCTGGGACTCACCGACCACCAGGAGCTCTGCCACGCGCTCTACCCTGTCCAGCTGAGTACTCGCCACACAGCTGTAGTTGCCCTGGTCGTTATAGTCCAGGCTGTGGATGATGAGGCGTCTGTCCTCTATGAAGTAcctggagggggcaggagggaggagcCTGGGCTCATCCTCCCGCTGCCCGGAGACCCCAGCCCTCCCCTGCCTCCTCTGTTCCCATCCTCGCCCCTCCCCTGCCGCCTCTTCCACCTCCTTCCTTCCAGAACTTTCTCCCCTGGAGCAACGGCTCTCCTCCCTTGGCCGAGGCCAGGAGGCTTGACTCCCTGCTTTTCCCACCCCGTCCCTGGTCCCCCCATCCACCGAGCCTCTCTGGCCCTCACTTGTCACTGTCCCCAAGCTCCTGGAGGTCACGCCCATCGCTGTGCCAGGTAATGCTGTGCTTCAAGGAGGGGTCGAAGGAGGCCTGGCATGTGAATGTCACCCTCGAGCCCTTCTTCTCAATCGCGCTCTGGGGCCCCTGCGTGATCTGGGTTGCTTCTGAGGGTGATGGAGGGTGAGGGGGGGAGGTTCACTCTGAGGTGTCCCGGAGACCCGGGCCCTTCCTCCTCCTGTGGGCACTGCCAGGTGCACGGGCGGGAGGGGACAGCTGACCTTTGACCTGTAGGATGGCCACGATGGTGACATTGTTCTGGTCGTTGGTGGCCTGGCAGAAGTAGCGTCCGGTGTCATTGGCCTGCAGGTCCCGGATGCCCAGGGTCCCGTTGGCGTAGGGGAAGAAGCGCTCGTCCTGAAGCACCGTCTCCTCTTTCTTGTTCAGCCTAGTGGAGGCAGCGGGTAGGCCCAGGCTCCACCCACTTGTCCCCTGTGGCTGCCCAGGGACACGCGACAGCCCAGAGGTCCCCAGCCGGTTGGGACGAGGGGCACTCACCACTGCACGCTGGGCACGGGGGCGCCAAAGGCCTTGCACAGGAGGTGGGCGCCACTGCCCTCTACCGCCATGTACGTCTGGTTGTCAGGGGTCAGGATCTGGGCCGGcagctctgggggtgggggagagccgCAGGTGACAGGGCAGGACTCAGAGGCCATGTGGCGACGGGCAGACACAGGGGCGGGCAGGACAGCCTCCCCCGGGCACGGGCTCGAGGACTTTGGAGACAGCAGCCACTGACCCTCCCTCCTGGCTTCACCGCCTCACAGCTTTGGCCCCCGCCAAGCTGAGCTCCTCTGCCTCCAGTGCCCTCCCTGCCACACTCTCCCGATTATTCCAGGCCCACCTGCCAGTCTCTCTCTTCCAGTCCACCCCAAGAGCCCAGGAGGGAGCCACCCGGCCTGACCTTGGCCACATCCCATCAGGGACAAGCTTCCATCCAGGGAGACACGGTGTGGTGGGCAGGCAGGACCTCTGGGTCCCCAGACGCCTGCATCCTGCCACTTACTGGGGGCTGTCCcattctgagcctcagtctcttcCTCTGTAAGATGGTTACGAGACCCCTATCTCCTAAGCCTATTTAAGATTAGGCCTAacggtcacccccagagaacctcttttgttgctcagatgtggcctctctctctctcagccaacacaacaagcaatctcaccaccctccccctgtctacgtgggacatgactcgcaggggtgtggacctttctggcaacgtggaacagaaatcctagaatgatctaagactcagcatcaagggattgagaaaaccttctcgaccaaaagggggaagagtgaaatgagacaaaataaagtgtcaatggctaagagatttcaaacagggtggagaggttatcctggaggttattcttacacattaagtagatatcaccttgttagtcaagatgtagtggagagtctggagggaactgcctgaaaatgtagagctgtgttccagtagccatggttcttgaggatgattaaataacgatatagctttcacaatgtgactgtgtgattgtgtaaaccttgtgtctgatgctccttttatctaccttgtcaacagacaagtaaaacatatggaataaagatgaataatagggggaacaaatgttaaaataaacttagattggaatgctggtgatcaatgaaagggaggggtaaggggtatggtatgtatgaatttttttcctgttttatttttctgaattgatgcaaatgttctaagaaatgatcatgatgatgaatatgcagctatgtgatgaagaaaagaatgttcacattgtatgttgatttgtgttattgataaaaattaaaaaaaaaagaaaagagagacctCTGCGTGTCCTACATGCCTCCTGCCCCCCTGCAAGCCACTGTGGGGGAGGGACTCGGAGGGGAGAAAGGCCCCACGTGCGGGGGGCAAAGCAGCTGCTGGCTGAGTCATTCCACACAGGCGAGAGAGGGATGGGGGGGCGAGGGGCCTGGCCGGCTGGCACTCACGGACAACGTAGATGTATGCGTTGGCCAGCAGGACCCCGTGCCGGTTGCGGGCCTCGCACTGGGTCACCATGGTGTCACCAGGCTGCACGTTGCTGAGGATCAGGGACCCCTGCTGGATTCGGTACTTCTGGTCCCCGGTCAGCTCTGCACACACAGCGGGAGGGGACCACCGGCCCAGCCCGGCGCAGTCAGCAGCCCCGTGGGCCCCTCCGCTTCTTCTCCCCAGTGGCCCCCGGGGTCACCCAGAGGCCTCTGCCCGGGGCCACCGCCCCTGTTTGCAGCCCGGCTCACCCTTCACAGGGATCCCATTGATCCTCCAGGACACCTCCGGCTGGGGCCTGCCCTGGGCCTGGCAGTCAAGGCGGGCGGTCTCTCCTGGGCCATACAAGTTGCTCTCGGGCTTGTGCAGCCAGTACGGGGCAGCTGTAGGGGTGGGCGGTGGAGAGTGGCCTGAGCCCCCAGCCCGGCTCAGCCTCCCCAAGGAAGCCAGCCCCCCCAACACCCGGGAGGTGTTGCCGGGCTGCCCCGGGGCACCAGGGGTGGGGCTGCGGTGGGCAGCGAGGAGTGCGGGGGCACCGTACCTTCCACGGTAATGTAGTAGGCATGGCGCGCACTGCCCAGCGAGTTCTCGGCCAGACAGCGATACTCGCCGTCGTCCTCCTCGCCCACGTTCACCAGCTGCAGAGTCTTGTTGTGGTTCTGGTAGGTGACGCGGTCGGCGGGCATGGGGCCACTGGGGCGCAGCCACTTGATGGTGGGTGTGGGGCTGCCCGGGGTCGCGGCAAGGGGACACAGCACAGGGCGGATCACCCTGGGCCCCAGGCGCGGGCTGGGGAGGGATGCCCCACCCCGGGAGCACCACCGCCCACCCGCCTCCGGCCCTTGACTCACAAGCCCTCGGCGATGCACTCCAGGACCAGCGGCTGTCCCTGCAAGGCCACCAGGTGGCTGCTGGAGTTCGTGGGGAAGAGCAGGCGCGGCTTCCTGTCGATCATGCTGTTGGCTGGGACAGGAAAGGGGGATGGATGGCGTGACccactctccccccaccccaccaagtCACAGGGCCccggggcctcagtttccccctgcGCTCTCACTGCCGAAGAAGGGATCAGTCCCCAAGGAAGACTGGGGTCGCTGAGCTCTAAAGAGATGTCTGAGGGTAAGGAAGGGGATTGGGGCTCAGGGGAGGGGGTGTCAGGGCCTTTGAGACTCACTGGCCTTGACCCGGAGGTCAATGGGCTCCTTTTGAATGATGGTCCGGGCGCCCAGGAAGTGGGCGTGGCAGATGTAGTCGGAGTGATTGTCTGTGGTGAGCACGTTGGCAAAGTAGAGGTTCCCATTCTGGCCCATGGTGACGCGGTCATCCTGTTTGATGTGCAAGATctctgcagggggcagggggcagagggggtgggggtcaggagGCCGGCCAGGAAGCCACCCCTGCTGCATGCCCACCCACCCCGAGCCCCGTGGCTGCCTGTGGCCGGCACGCACTGCTGTTCATCCAGTAGATCCGGGGAGGCTCGGcgctgggtggggggtggcagggcAGAACCACCGGCTcaccctcctccacctccacagGCTTCACCGTCTCCTTTGGCCACTTGGGGGCACCTAGAAGGGACAGAGAGGATGGCACTGCAGGTCCCCTCTCTCCTCCTGATCAAGGCAGTGCAGggtgggagagaggaggggaaaggCTGGCCTGGGGGGTGTGAGAGAGGATGGGAGATGGCCCCACTGGGAGGGAGGGTGCAGAAAGGGAGGCAGAGCCTCAGGGCCCTTTGCGGACTCTGGGCGGAAACCAGCACCCCAAGAAGAGGGGCACAGGTGGGCAGGGAGCTGGTGAGCACGAAGGGTTAACCCAGCAGCCTGCTCAGCCCCAGAGCCCCTCCTCCCCAGGCACAGGGACACCTCCTCCCCCTGCCTACCCTGCTGAGCTgtgggcatgggggagggggagctgtGGAGGGGTGCGGGAGTCACACCCCCTTCCATCATCCTGACACAGAAACCATGGCAACGGTTCCCAAGGCAACCAAAGGGGCAGCGAGGGGCGAGAAGAGCTCTATGGAGGCAGAAAAGCTCAGAGGACGGGATGAGAAGGGAAAACCTCAGGGAGAGGGTGACACACATAAAGCCAGagatggggaaggagggaagtgaAGAGAGGCAAGGTGGGAGGTGGAGAGGGTGAGCAAGAGGAACACTGAGGAAAGCAGAGACAGAAATTGGAGGGCAGAGGCaagcagagagaaagacagaTGAGAGGGTGAGGAGAGAGAATCCAAGGGcagagagagaagggggagagaaagtcaggctgtgaagcccaAGCCAAAGCCATGACTCCAAAAGAGAGCCAGTGGGGCAGATGGGGCAAGGCAGATAGGACGGATCGGCCACTCGTTCAGTCGCGCAACAAGTCCGGGAGCCTTCAAGTATGCGCCACGAGGCAGGCGTGGGGGACCTGCAATGGTTGGGACACTCCCTTACCCGCCCAGGCCCTCCCCCGTCTCTGGGGCACCGCGCACCCTCGGCCATGAGCTGGATCTCGTGGGACATGGCGGTGCCCAGCTTGTTGCTGGCAAAGCAGCGGTAGGTGCCCTGGAACCTCTGGGCGAAGTTGCTGTTGTTTCCCGTGATGGTGAAGGAGCCGGAGTGGGGCACCTGGCGCACGGTCACACCCACTTCTTTCTCGGGTTCGAAGTGCACGCCATCCTGGGTCCAGCGGAAcctgggggcagggaagggctCGGAGGCTCAGAGGGCACAGAGGGTGAGGGGATGGGATGGGCCAGAGAGCAGGGCGAGGGCAGCTGGGGACCCAGGGGGTGGGCTTGTAGAGGCAAGGACCAAGGGTGACGAGGGAGATGCAGGGCCTCTGGTCTCCACGATGAGAGGCCAGGAGCTCAGAAGTCAGTGGTTCTGGGGGACTGGGGGCTGAAGTCAGAGGTCAACAACAGTGGTCAGAGGGTGAAGGGCACTCACTGCACTTCAGGTTTGCCTGTGGCCTCACACTTGAGGCTGATGTCATCCGTAGGAAAGACCACCAGGCGCCGAGGGGACTGTTCCGTGATGACAGGCGGCTCCAGCACTGGGGAGAGGATGGGGACAGCACTGGAGCCCAGGCTCTGGGGCATGGCACCGCCGCAACCCTGCTGCACCGAGGGCCCCATGgccagggagagggaggaaggaaggaggagcagGTTTGTGGGACATGGcgagaaggagagggaaagggtCACACATGTGCAGAAATACCAAAAGAATCAGAGAGGATGGCAGCAAAAGTCACAAAGaaagatgctgaaaaagaaagaggaagccagaagaaggagAGTAGGTGCAAAAGGCAGAGGCCaaaaacaagaaagggaaagagaaaggaaaggacaagagataaataaaagaacCCAAGACACAGAGCAAGGACCAATGCCTTGCGCGGAGTGAGAAGGGAGCAGAGCAGGAAGGACCAATAGTCAGAACAGGGAGGCAGGAACAGAAACCCACAAGGTGAGAGCGTGGAAGAGCCGAGCTGGGCCTCCAGGCAAAGTCAGCTGAGACAGGGACCCAAGGGCCGAAAAAGACAGCGCCCCCCGCACAGCCCGCACACCAATGCCACAGAGATTTGAGCAGGGCCCAACGTGGTCTGGAGAGGTGGGTCGTTGGCTCTGCCCGGGGACCTCGGCTTCTCCCCTTTCCCTCTGTCTTCAGCCTTCTGCGAACACTCCCGCCTTTCCCCCAACTTACCATGGTGTCCATCGTCTGAGAAATCCAGGCAGCAGGGGGTAGAATGGAGAGGAAAGCTGAATCTCAGCCCCGGCAGGGCCCTGGGGCCGTGGGAGAAGTAAGCACATGCAGACCCcatggggaaggggaaagggtcaGAGAGGAGGCGAAGGCACTCGTAACGTGGAGGCACATGCAGTGAGCATGGGGGCCCGGCTGAGGGCGTGCAGAGCCTGGGCAGAGCCGGGGAGAGCCAGGCCACTGCTCCAGTGAGCAGGATAGCATCCTGCCCTGCCAGGCCACTGCTCCAGTGAGCAGGATAGCATCCTGCCTTTAACAAGGGGTGCCTTGCAGACAGACCCCATTCCCCCACCTCAGGGAGGGCCTGGTAGGGCCTGCAGAACCGCGGCACCCTCCACCCAGGATGCTTTGGAAGCCTGAAAGACAGACAGCCTGCAGCCCGGCTCCCCCGCCCCCTGCTCCAGCCCACTTTCCTCCTAATCCAATTAGCGCAGCTCCGTGTTTTCAATTACCGCCGTACTTCA contains:
- the L1CAM gene encoding neural cell adhesion molecule L1 isoform X2, translating into MAAALWYVWPLLLCKPCLLIHIPEELLEPPVITEQSPRRLVVFPTDDISLKCEATGKPEVQFRWTQDGVHFEPEKEVGVTVRQVPHSGSFTITGNNSNFAQRFQGTYRCFASNKLGTAMSHEIQLMAEGAPKWPKETVKPVEVEEGEPVVLPCHPPPSAEPPRIYWMNSKILHIKQDDRVTMGQNGNLYFANVLTTDNHSDYICHAHFLGARTIIQKEPIDLRVKATNSMIDRKPRLLFPTNSSSHLVALQGQPLVLECIAEGFPTPTIKWLRPSGPMPADRVTYQNHNKTLQLVNVGEEDDGEYRCLAENSLGSARHAYYITVEAAPYWLHKPESNLYGPGETARLDCQAQGRPQPEVSWRINGIPVKELTGDQKYRIQQGSLILSNVQPGDTMVTQCEARNRHGVLLANAYIYVVQLPAQILTPDNQTYMAVEGSGAHLLCKAFGAPVPSVQWLNKKEETVLQDERFFPYANGTLGIRDLQANDTGRYFCQATNDQNNVTIVAILQVKEATQITQGPQSAIEKKGSRVTFTCQASFDPSLKHSITWHSDGRDLQELGDSDKYFIEDRRLIIHSLDYNDQGNYSCVASTQLDRVERVAELLVVGSPGPVPRLELSDLHLLKHSQVRLSWSPAEDHNAPIEKYDIEFEDKEMAPEKWNSLGKVAGNQTSTTLKLSPYVHYTFRVTAINKYGRGEPSQESETVVTPEAAPEKNPEDVKGEGNEPHNMVITWQPLRWMDWNAPQVQYRVQWRPLGARGTWQEQTVSDPFLVVSNTSAFVPYEITVQAVNSQGKGPEPHVTIGYSGEDLPQASPQLEDVEILNPNTVLVKWRPVDPAQVKGHLRGYNVTYWRTGHPKKHSKRHIHRAHVVVAANTTSATLGGLRPYSSYHVEVRAFNRRGAGPAGDTTFSTPEGVPGHPEALHVECQSDTSLLLRWQPPLSHNGVLTGYVLSYRALDDGGEEQLSFRLPDPELRTHNLTNLSPRLRYRFQLQATTKEGPGDAIVRDGGTMALSGIPDFGNISATAGENYSIVSWVPKEGQCNFGFHIWFKALGGGPAARHRLRDPLAQGEGAAPPDGREDQRHRTGEAVPHRLCHRGLVHRLCQRHHSFAPYFAHPLLHQAQQGRQILSEGQGGHASGLGGPADERRDLRGVQ